One window of Chamaesiphon minutus PCC 6605 genomic DNA carries:
- a CDS encoding COP23 domain-containing protein — protein sequence MKISLKIWSWAILGAVLTASSAGAQYGPPTPQTSVPSGGNQTRFRCESVNNQSTVTYYPIDRPGDRYPWAVPSTMGNNWNASKRCTEISRRLEEYRRDGLKELRTEFKNNYDTVCVTTERNDECRIVFTVPKGQDAISTRDSVFRNLTMADSGQRTTGVSTFADGGNSGFGDILGVLGGNNSTSLPTQNRDSIDLRPFLSTTDGGTATQLRSPTASQQSTNDAKKLNPERFR from the coding sequence ATGAAAATATCCCTCAAAATTTGGAGCTGGGCCATCTTAGGTGCTGTATTGACAGCAAGTAGTGCTGGGGCGCAATATGGCCCGCCTACGCCGCAGACAAGCGTGCCATCGGGTGGAAATCAGACTCGCTTTAGATGTGAATCGGTGAATAATCAGTCTACCGTCACTTATTATCCGATCGATCGTCCTGGCGATCGCTATCCTTGGGCAGTTCCCAGCACGATGGGTAATAATTGGAATGCCAGCAAACGCTGTACCGAAATCTCGCGGAGATTGGAAGAATATCGTCGCGATGGACTCAAAGAACTACGGACTGAGTTCAAAAATAACTACGATACCGTCTGCGTCACTACCGAACGCAATGACGAGTGTCGGATTGTCTTTACCGTACCCAAAGGACAAGACGCCATCTCTACTAGAGATTCAGTTTTTCGGAACTTAACCATGGCCGATAGCGGTCAAAGAACTACAGGTGTAAGTACCTTTGCCGATGGTGGCAACAGTGGATTTGGTGATATTTTAGGCGTGTTGGGTGGTAATAATTCCACTTCACTACCAACCCAAAATCGCGATAGTATCGATCTGCGTCCGTTCCTATCGACTACAGATGGCGGTACTGCTACACAACTCCGCTCGCCAACGGCTAGTCAACAGTCAACTAACGATGCCAAAAAACTCAATCCAGAGCGGTTTCGCTAG